The Streptomyces achromogenes DNA segment ACCTCCAGCCGGTGCGCGGACCTCGCGCTGCGCGCCTTCGCGGCCGGCCGGCTGGCCCTGCCGGAGGGCGGGGCCGAGGCGCTGCCGGAGCTGCTCGCGCGGACCCTGCCACCGGGCTCCGTGCGCACCGGGGTGCGGGTCACCTCCGTCTCCACGACCTCGGTGACCACCGCGGGGCACGGCGAGTTCCGCTGCCGCGCGGTCCTCGTCGCCACCGACGCGCGCAGCGCGGCACAGCTCCTGCCCGGGCTGCGGGTCCCCGACTTCCACCCGGTGACGGTCGTCCACCACACGACGGACGAGCCGCCCGAAACCGGCGCCTCGCTGCTCCTGGACGCCGACCGCGGCGGGCCGGTCGCGCACACGGCGGTGGTCAGCCGGGTCGACCCGAGCCGCGCGCCCGCGGGCCGCACGCTGATCTCGTCCACCGTCCTCGGCACGCCCCCGCCGGACGTCGACACCGCCGTCCGCACGCACCTGTCCCGGCTGTACGGCGTCTCCACCGCGCGCTGGGAGACGCTGGCCGTGCATCACACCGCCGAGGCGGTGCCCGCGATGCGCGCGCCGCACGATCTGCGGCGCCCGGTGCGGCTGCTGGCGGGCCTGTACGTGTGCGGCGACCACCGGGACACCAGCACCGTGCAGGGAGCACTGCACTCGGCGCACCGGGCGGCGTCCGCGATCGTCTCCGACCTGCACGCCGCCGCTTCCCTGCCCCTGACCGCCCGCCACCCGACACCCCCCGAGGAGCAGGCAGCAGCATGACCGCCGGCCGGGGGCCCCTCCGGGGCCTCCACCCCCGGTACCCCCGGCCTCCCGACCTCCGCCTTTCTCTGCCCCCGATACCCCGGCGAGGCCGGGCATTCCAGCCCGTCCGGCGCTTGAGGACGAGGCCCGTCCAGGGCCGACACGGGGGTCCGGGGACGGAGCCCCCGGGGGAGGTCAGCCCAGCGTCGCCACCTTGTCGCGGTAGGTGCGGGCCGGGGTCGCGTCCTTGTACGGCTCCAGCCGGCGTTCGAAATCCCTGACGTACTCCAGGGCCCGGACCGACCGCATCTCCGCCGCCTGCCCCGCTGCCTCCGCGGCCAGCTGGCAGGCCTGGTCGAGTTCGCCGAGGCCGAGGCGGGCGGAGGCGAGGACGAGACGGCAGAACAGGCGGCTGCGGGCGTGGGCGGCCGGACGCAACTGCAGGGAGCGTTCGGCGTGCTGCGCGGCCGCCCGGAACTGCTGCAGGTCACGGTGGCAGTGCCCGAACTCGTCGGCCAGCTGCGCCTCGTCGAAGAAGCGCGCCCAGTACGGCGTCTCGTCACCGGACTTGGCCGCCTCCAGCGCGCGCTCGGCGCGGACGAGGGCCGCGGTGGAGGCGCGCACCTCGCCGAGCACGGCGTGCCCGCGCGCCTCCGCCGCGTGCAGCAGCGCCTGCACGACGGGCGGGGCGCCCGTGCCGACGCCCTGCTGGGCCACCCGCGCGAGCTGCACCGCCTCCCGGCCGTGGCCGAGGTAGACGGCCTGGCGGCTCATGGTGACGAGGACGAAGGAGCCGTAGGCGCGGTCCCCGGCCACCTGGGAGAGCCGCAGGGCCTGCACGAAGTAGCGCTGGGCCAGGCCGTGCGCGGCGATGTCGAAGGAGGTCCAGCCGGCGAGGCGGGTCAGGTCGGCGGCCGCGCCGAAGAGGCGCCGGCCGGTCTGCTCGCCGTACGTGCCGCGCAGCATGGGCTCGCACTCGTGCTCCAGGTAGCGCACGAGGGCCTGCCGGGCGTGGCCGCCGCCGTACCGGTCGTCGAGGGAGCGGAACAGCTCGCCGACCGAGCGCAGCGCGGAGATGTCGCCGCCGGTGACCCGCTGGCCGGGGCCGCGCTCGGCGCCCTGCCCGCGCCGGCGCGGCATGCCGGACGGTCCAAACGGTCCGGGCGACGGGGTCTGCGGCGACGACAGCGGTGACGCGAGCGACGCCGGGAGCGGCGGCGAGAGGTTCGAGGAGAGCTGCGGGGAGAGCTGCTGCGGCACGGCGGGCCGCGCGGCCGGGCGGCCCTGGACGGGCACCCGGGCGGGCGGCTCGCCGCGGGCGACCTTCTCGTCGGCCCGGCCGATG contains these protein-coding regions:
- a CDS encoding NAD(P)/FAD-dependent oxidoreductase, whose translation is MLEPAYQADVVVVGAGVSGLSAAHRLTSAGVRTVVLEAAPCVGGRMATEKVDGFRLDRIGQLLSTAYPELALTPGLDALTLRPFAPGVLLHSDGRHHRAGAQAGAGSARGALHVVRALAGTPRPGALPRPRAGGAPPATGRSSAPPRVRAGAPLGTAVDQARLGAALTRLAATPAERLLRRPELPAAQALAARGLPARTVDGFVRPLLAALLCDPDLTTSSRCADLALRAFAAGRLALPEGGAEALPELLARTLPPGSVRTGVRVTSVSTTSVTTAGHGEFRCRAVLVATDARSAAQLLPGLRVPDFHPVTVVHHTTDEPPETGASLLLDADRGGPVAHTAVVSRVDPSRAPAGRTLISSTVLGTPPPDVDTAVRTHLSRLYGVSTARWETLAVHHTAEAVPAMRAPHDLRRPVRLLAGLYVCGDHRDTSTVQGALHSAHRAASAIVSDLHAAASLPLTARHPTPPEEQAAA
- a CDS encoding regulator, encoding MTERPAQRTPNRQLAALIAEAGFSNAGLARRVDQLGLEHGLDLRYDKTSVTRWLRGQQPRGTTPALIAEVFTRRLGRRLSAQDLGLDACAPVYAGLEFAGTPEEAVDIVGGLWRKDSGSHAELRKIAFTPAGLVVPSRDWLIGRADEKVARGEPPARVPVQGRPAARPAVPQQLSPQLSSNLSPPLPASLASPLSSPQTPSPGPFGPSGMPRRRGQGAERGPGQRVTGGDISALRSVGELFRSLDDRYGGGHARQALVRYLEHECEPMLRGTYGEQTGRRLFGAAADLTRLAGWTSFDIAAHGLAQRYFVQALRLSQVAGDRAYGSFVLVTMSRQAVYLGHGREAVQLARVAQQGVGTGAPPVVQALLHAAEARGHAVLGEVRASTAALVRAERALEAAKSGDETPYWARFFDEAQLADEFGHCHRDLQQFRAAAQHAERSLQLRPAAHARSRLFCRLVLASARLGLGELDQACQLAAEAAGQAAEMRSVRALEYVRDFERRLEPYKDATPARTYRDKVATLG